The following proteins come from a genomic window of Lolium rigidum isolate FL_2022 chromosome 5, APGP_CSIRO_Lrig_0.1, whole genome shotgun sequence:
- the LOC124655373 gene encoding F-box/LRR-repeat protein 14-like isoform X1 — protein MHCSMVDLPEAMLAEIIKRVTKTSDLNSISLVSKQLYSIDAVQRGAIHIGGGLCPATEALTLEALKSICSRFPNLQKVEIDYSDWIPSHGNQLDNQGILVFSSRCPSLTDITLSFCSYINDSALGCLAYWKHLTALRLNYAPKITSSGLLSVVVGCRSLSTLHLIECDKIDNIKWLEVLGLEGSLEEFVVKNCKGISQYDLLKFGPGWMKLQKFEFEMEGEFWARGAVDYDSSYNAHNLNKYDFCCENLKDLRLARFQTWPEIGLRFVLGKCKALEKICLQYVHALNDNDMIALSQSCNNLKSISLWLRPHFYDGDYRTSFTDDSLKALACNCPMLETVELTFVCCVPEYPSETGFTHKGLLVLIQSCPVRVLMLNGAHFLDDEGMKVLWSAPLLETLELMFCELITDIGMRSVIHIPCLSNLTLRWCESVTDVGVAGLVHGRTLESLTVEGCHRVSEQAVQGAARSVHYSTAAPSHAFHKKCTIDEMASRTFS, from the coding sequence ATGCATTGCTCGATGGTGGATCTCCCTGAGGCCATGCTGGCAGAGATCATTAAGAGGGTTACCAAGACAAGTGATCTGAATTCTATTTCCCTTGTGTCGAAGCAGCTCTACTCAATCGACGCGGTTCAAAGGGGTGCTATCCACATTGGCGGCGGCCTTTGCCCTGCTACAGAAGCATTGACATTAGAAGCCTTGAAATCAATCTGCTCCCGTTTCCCAAATCTGCAGAAAGTGGAAATTGACTACTCCGATTGGATACCTAGCCATGGGAATCAATTGGACAACCAAGGCATCCTTGTGTTTTCATCTCGCTGCCCGTCGCTCACCGATATCACCTTAAGCTTTTGCTCATACATCAATGACTCTGCTCTTGGTTGTCTAGCTTATTGGAAGCATTTGACGGCCCTCAGGCTGAACTATGCACCAAAAATAACTTCAAGTGGGCTTCTCTCGGTGGTGGTTGGTTGCAGGAGTCTATCTACTCTCCACCTTATTGAGTGTGACAAGATAGACAACATAAAGTGGTTGGAGGTCCTTGGTTTGGAAGGATCATTGGAAGAATTTGTGGTAAAAAACTGCAAGGGAATCAGCCAGTATGACCTCCTAAAGTTCGGTCCAGGGTGGATGAAGCTCCAAAAGTTTGAATTTGAGATGGAGGGAGAATTTTGGGCCCGTGGAGCTGTTGATTATGATTCCTCATACAATGCTCACAACCTGAATAAATATGATTTCTGTTGTGAGAACCTGAAGGATTTGAGGTTGGCACGTTTTCAAACTTGGCCAGAGATAGGACTTCGTTTTGTCCTTGGGAAGTGCAAAGCATTGGAGAAGATTTGCTTGCAGTATGTTCATGCTCTAAATGACAATGACATGATTGCATTATCCCAGAGCTGCAACAACCTTAAAAGCATCTCACTTTGGCTCAGACCTCACTTCTATGATGGTGATTACAGGACATCATTTACTGATGACAGCCTTAAGGCTCTAGCCTGCAACTGTCCTATGCTTGAGACTGTTGAGCTCACATTTGTATGTTGTGTTCCTGAATATCCATCAGAAACAGGATTCACACATAAGGGTCTTTTGGTGCTCATTCAGTCCTGCCCAGTTCGCGTTCTCATGCTAAATGGCGCCCACTTCCTTGATGATGAGGGGATGAAGGTCCTCTGGTCTGCACCACTCCTGGAGACACTCGAGCTTATGTTTTGTGAGCTGATAACTGATATTGGGATGCGCTCTGTCATACATATCCCATGCTTGAGTAATCTCACGCTCCGGTGGTGTGAAAGTGTGACTGATGTTGGAGTCGCTGGGCTGGTACATGGACGTACGTTGGAGTCTTTAACTGTCGAAGGTTGTCATCGGGTCTCTGAGCAAGCAGTGCAGGGAGCTGCCAGATCAGTTCACTATTCTACTGCTGCTCCAAGCCATGCCTTCCACAAAAAATGTACTATTGATGAAATGGCCTCCAGAACATTTAGTTAA
- the LOC124655373 gene encoding F-box/LRR-repeat protein 14-like isoform X2 — MMHCSMVDLPEAMLAEIIKRVTKTSDLNSISLVSKQLYSIDAVQRGAIHIGGGLCPATEALTLEALKSICSRFPNLQKVEIDYSDWIPSHGNQLDNQGILVFSSRCPSLTDITLSFCSYINDSALGCLAYWKHLTALRLNYAPKITSSGLLSVVVGCRSLSTLHLIECDKIDNIKWLEVLGLEGSLEEFVVKNCKGISQYDLLKFGPGWMKLQKFEFEMEGEFWARGAVDYDSSYNAHNLNKYDFCCENLKDLRLARFQTWPEIGLRFVLGKCKALEKICLQYVHALNDNDMIALSQSCNNLKSISLWLRPHFYDGDYRTSFTDDSLKALACNCPMLETVELTFVCCVPEYPSETGFTHKGLLVLIQSCPVRVLMLNGAHFLDDEGMKVLWSAPLLETLELMFCELITDIGMRSVIHIPCLSNLTLRWCESVTDVGVAGLVHGRTLESLTVEGCHRVSEQAVQGAARSVHYSTAAPSHAFHKKCTIDEMASRTFS; from the exons ATG ATGCATTGCTCGATGGTGGATCTCCCTGAGGCCATGCTGGCAGAGATCATTAAGAGGGTTACCAAGACAAGTGATCTGAATTCTATTTCCCTTGTGTCGAAGCAGCTCTACTCAATCGACGCGGTTCAAAGGGGTGCTATCCACATTGGCGGCGGCCTTTGCCCTGCTACAGAAGCATTGACATTAGAAGCCTTGAAATCAATCTGCTCCCGTTTCCCAAATCTGCAGAAAGTGGAAATTGACTACTCCGATTGGATACCTAGCCATGGGAATCAATTGGACAACCAAGGCATCCTTGTGTTTTCATCTCGCTGCCCGTCGCTCACCGATATCACCTTAAGCTTTTGCTCATACATCAATGACTCTGCTCTTGGTTGTCTAGCTTATTGGAAGCATTTGACGGCCCTCAGGCTGAACTATGCACCAAAAATAACTTCAAGTGGGCTTCTCTCGGTGGTGGTTGGTTGCAGGAGTCTATCTACTCTCCACCTTATTGAGTGTGACAAGATAGACAACATAAAGTGGTTGGAGGTCCTTGGTTTGGAAGGATCATTGGAAGAATTTGTGGTAAAAAACTGCAAGGGAATCAGCCAGTATGACCTCCTAAAGTTCGGTCCAGGGTGGATGAAGCTCCAAAAGTTTGAATTTGAGATGGAGGGAGAATTTTGGGCCCGTGGAGCTGTTGATTATGATTCCTCATACAATGCTCACAACCTGAATAAATATGATTTCTGTTGTGAGAACCTGAAGGATTTGAGGTTGGCACGTTTTCAAACTTGGCCAGAGATAGGACTTCGTTTTGTCCTTGGGAAGTGCAAAGCATTGGAGAAGATTTGCTTGCAGTATGTTCATGCTCTAAATGACAATGACATGATTGCATTATCCCAGAGCTGCAACAACCTTAAAAGCATCTCACTTTGGCTCAGACCTCACTTCTATGATGGTGATTACAGGACATCATTTACTGATGACAGCCTTAAGGCTCTAGCCTGCAACTGTCCTATGCTTGAGACTGTTGAGCTCACATTTGTATGTTGTGTTCCTGAATATCCATCAGAAACAGGATTCACACATAAGGGTCTTTTGGTGCTCATTCAGTCCTGCCCAGTTCGCGTTCTCATGCTAAATGGCGCCCACTTCCTTGATGATGAGGGGATGAAGGTCCTCTGGTCTGCACCACTCCTGGAGACACTCGAGCTTATGTTTTGTGAGCTGATAACTGATATTGGGATGCGCTCTGTCATACATATCCCATGCTTGAGTAATCTCACGCTCCGGTGGTGTGAAAGTGTGACTGATGTTGGAGTCGCTGGGCTGGTACATGGACGTACGTTGGAGTCTTTAACTGTCGAAGGTTGTCATCGGGTCTCTGAGCAAGCAGTGCAGGGAGCTGCCAGATCAGTTCACTATTCTACTGCTGCTCCAAGCCATGCCTTCCACAAAAAATGTACTATTGATGAAATGGCCTCCAGAACATTTAGTTAA
- the LOC124653315 gene encoding F-box/LRR-repeat protein 14-like: MEDLPEALVMEILKRITRTSDLNSLSLVSKRLYTIEGNQRGAIHVGSGLCTDTETLTSLCARFPNLEKVEIDYSEGQASRSGSGLCTCAKRSWVRRSLSAFYIAGVRLASIILPQTPFSVGASSTGSALEIDYPGWILGHGNQLDNKGLSVLSSNCSSLIDLTLSFCSYIDDSGLGCLAYCKTLTSLRLNSTPQITSTGLCLVAVGCTSLSALHLIDCEGIDSVEWLEYLGRGGSLEELVVKNCKGINHHDLLKLGSGWMRLKKFEFERKRGKYHLFPSNKIYDSLYNAHSTDIYDFCCESLQDLRLAHIKTWPEIGLRAVLGKCKALENLWLEYVIALNDNDIIELSRSCSNLKSISLGLNLQRYCSDVMYCETRTSFTDNSLYALALNCRMLQIVDLKFTGCDRGWPSEIGFTQEGFLVLIQSCPIRVLVLNNANFFDEEGMKVLSSSPYLETVELILCHGLNDAGMHFIAHIPCLSNLTLRLCHKVTDVGVAELGRAHKLESLVIEYCGEISLQAVQGVAKSVQYAKDCSTATMKKIGFGRP; encoded by the coding sequence atggaggacctaccggaggctctGGTGATGGAGATTCTCAAGAGGATCACCAGGACAAGTGATCTGAATTCTCTTTCCCTTGTGTCAAAGCGGCTCTACACGATAGAGGGGAATCAAAGGGGTGCTATCCATGTTGGTTCTGGTCTTTGCACTGATACAGAAACACTGACATCATTGTGCGCCCGGTTCCCAAATTTGGAGAAAGTGGAAATAGATTACTCTGAAGGACAGGCCTCGCGCAGTGGTTCCGGTCTTTGCACTTGTGCCAAGAGGTCCTGGGTTCGACGCAGCCTCTCTGCATTTTACATTGCTGGGGTAAGGCTTGCCTCTATAATCCTTCCCCAGACCCCATTTAGTGTGGGAGCTTCTAGCACTGGGTCTGCCCTGGAAATCGATTACCCTGGCTGGATACTTGGACATGGAAATCAGTTGGACAACAAAGGCCTCTCTGTGCTTTCATCTAACTGTTCCTCGCTGATTGACCTCACCTTAAGCTTCTGCTCATACATTGATGACTCTGGGCTTGGTTGTTTAGCTTATTGCAAGACATTGACATCTCTCAGGCTGAACTCCACACCCCAAATAACTTCAACTGGGCTTTGCTTGGTTGCAGTTGGTTGCACGAGTCTATCAGCTCTCCACCTTATTGATTGCGAGGGAATCGACAGCGTGGAGTGGCTGGAGTACCTTGGTAGGGGTGGATCATTGGAAGAGCTTGTAGTGAAGAATTGCAAAGGAATCAATCATCATGACCTCCTAAAGTTAGGTTCAGGGTGGATGAGGCTCAAGAAGTTTGAGtttgagaggaaaagaggaaaatatCATCTTTTTCCATCCAATAAGATATATGACTCCTTGTACAATGCTCACAGCACGGACATATATGATTTCTGCTGTGAGAGTTTGCAGGATTTAAGGTTGGCACATATCAAAACTTGGCCAGAAATAGGTCTTCGTGCTGTCCTAGGGAAGTGTAAGGCATTGGAGAACCTTTGGCTTGAGTATGTTATTGCCCTAAATGACAACGACATCATTGAATTATCCCGGAGCTGCAGCAACCTCAAAAGCATCTCACTTGGGCTCAACCTCCAGCGCTACTGTAGTGACGTCATGTATTGTGAAACCAGGACGTCATTTACTGATAACAGCCTTTACGCTCTAGCCCTAAACTGCCGTATGCTTCAGATTGTAGACCTCAAATTTACAGGATGTGATCGGGGCTGGCCGTCAGAAATAGGATTCACACAAGAGGGTTTTCTGGTCCTCATTCAGTCCTGCCCGATTCGTGTTCTCGTGCTAAATAATGCCAACTTCTTTGATGAGGAGGGGATGAAGGTCCTCTCATCCTCACCATATCTGGAGACAGTGGAGCTTATATTGTGTCATGGGTTAAATGATGCTGGGATGCACTTTATTGCGCACATCCCATGTTTGAGTAATCTCACACTTCGGTTGTGTCATAAGGTGACTGATGTTGGAGTGGCTGAACTGGGACGTGCACATAAGTTAGAGTCTTTGGTCATTGAGTATTGTGGCGAGATCTCTCTGCAAGCTGTGCAGGGTGTTGCCAAGTCAGTTCAGTATGCTAAGGACTGTTCAACAGCCACAATGAAGAAAATAGGTTTCGGTCGCCCTTAG